Part of the Pagrus major chromosome 9, Pma_NU_1.0 genome, TCTACACAGAGCAGAAGAATTAGTTTGATCATGGCAAGAAGTACCATGGGATCATTGTAGGTGTTATCTTCgctgttaaacaaccaccatcgCCAGGGAAAATCtgtctgacgtgactcaggtaGAAATTAAgttcacagacaaggtaatgTATAAAAGTTTAGTTATAGCGACAGTGCGACCAAATTGTAATGCATCATTATCTTGAATGAAATGATGCATTTCTCTAGTTTGGAACATGTAAGTACACATCttaacaaaatatatcacaaaGGTCTGAACGTGtgtggacattttaatgtggaatgaatgttacatattatatctttaaccaATTGTAGCCAGTGCCAACACAATCATAAAAACGTTTAATAACACTGTAGTCACAACAAGTTGATATTACTGCAAGATCAGATATTTAGGCAGAAAACCCCAAAAACACTGTATGTTGTCTCCCCTGGGACGAGTATTAACACAACTCCCTCACTACTGCAGCCACCGGAATGACCTTCTTCATGGCAGCTTCAGGTTTTCAACTTGTGCGGTCAATGTTTCTAACAAAACTCTGAGGTTATTGACCCGACTTCATTCAGTCTTAAAGTGATAACccgggtcttttgatgtggggttatATGAGGTAATTATCCCTcatcagtgtgttacctgcattAGATGACCGTCATCTCACTGCCactgtggagaagcagcgcaCAGCGCCGGCAGAAGGCACGGCTTTGTACTGCTGAAACCGTACCAGCAGCAAGGCATATTTTAGCCTAAAATCCTACCTAACATACATATATCAGTTAAAGTGTATGctatgtttttaacatttatggCACTTTACGTTGCTGtcaaacagccttttcctttggcactacattccctcaactgtACATTGTCCGTATTTCTAGCACAGGTGGAATATAGTCACTTTTCAACATGTGACTTCAACTTTGACCTGATATTGTAATTgatattttatctgcaattgcGTTTGTGTTTTGCACATTGAAGTTGTCTATCCTAGATTCCATGGAGTGATGACTTCGATGACATAATTGTGTGTGACAAGTTAAAGAGGCTTTTAGCTCCTCCTGTTAAACTACAGGGGTTACCTGCCCCACCACTGACCACAAACAGACGACATGAGGAGCATGACAGAGTGGTAAAACCCACTGACAGTAAATATGACTGAGATTCCAACAAGGCTTAttgctgatgttgttgatgtctTGTTATGATTGCATGTGTCTTACTTACTTGTAATCCTTGCGTATCATTTGTCTCTTTGGAAATCTCTgccctctctcttgctctccaAATACCTGTCACTGCCTCAATTCATGTTAACACATAACTGTTAACAGGATCCACAAATAGAAAAGTCTTTATTCATAAAGTTATCTCTTCTACTGTCTACGGGGTAAATGGAGAACACTACTCGTCCACCTTATTTTAACCTCACCATGTTCGTTTACATAGGCAACTACCGCTACCCATCATTTgtcttgtgtttgctgttgtatGTTTTAATTATCTCAGCTAATCTTGTCATAATATTGGTAATATCACGAGAGAAAACTTTACACGAGCCCatgtatattttcattatgtGTCTTTCTATTAACTCTCTGTGGGGCTCCGCTGGCTTCTTCTTCAGATTTTTCAAAGACCTTCTGTCTGACACTCATTTGATCCCAcgatcagcttgtttatttcagATCTATGTCATTTACACCTATGCATCCTTTGAGTTCACCCTCATGGGCATTATGGCATATGATCGGTATGTTGCTGTGTGTCAACCTCTACATTACCACAACAAATTAACTTCCAAGCTGGTCTCTAAGCTGGTCGCCTTTGCGTGGATCTTTCCAGCCTTTTCTGTTGCAACCTGTGTTTATCTGGCCTCCAGACTTCCACTGTGTGGCAATAAGATACCAAGGATATTCTGTGCCAACTGGCCTGTTGTAAAACTGTCATGTGTCTCCACTGTGATTAATAACCTTGTTGGCATGTTATTGTCCGTAAGCACAGTCTTTCTGCCCCTGGCTTTTGTCTTGTATACATATGCACGCATTTATCTTGTTTGTAGGAAACGCTCCTCAGAATTCAGGGGCAAAGTCATACAAAGCTGTCTGCCACACGTTATTACATTTGTCAATTATTCCATCACTGCGTTTTGTGATGTTGCTCTCAGCAGAATTGATCTTGAGGATCTGAATCCATTCCTAGCTGTTATTTTGTCACTCGAGTTTGTTGTGATTCCTCCCATTGTGAATCCTCTCGTGTACGGCCTGAAGCTACCAGAAATCAGAAAACTTATTTTAAGAATGTTATCATGCTCAAAATCTGACAAACAAATGAAGCATTAGAAATGATCACAGTAACATAATTAGCCTGTGCTGTTTCTGTAAGTAAGTGGTCTTATCTAGAGTTCAtccatcattactttaaaatCTCTCATTTATACACCTGGCTGCAGCAGTGATGCATTTCATAGTGAAGGGGATGAATGTTCGTGTAAACATTTACTTTGTAAATAACTACATTCGTAGAGATGTATTTTAACAATTatatcattgtatttttttcctgttgatgaatttaaaaaaactccAATAACTCccattgtatttattgttaaaacataaaaaaacccacttttGGTTACTTTGTGGGGTTACTTTAGTAAGTAGGACTGACAGTGAATCTCTGTGAATGAGGAAGAGAAATGAGGAATATGATTGAGTTCTATGCGTGAATGTGGAATTAATAGCGTGTTTTGCTTTGTTCCCCTAATGAGTTGCATACTGTATGCGTAATATGCTCCAATCTGATttgtaacgtgtgtgtgtgtgtgtctgtgtgtctggaagaacaaaagcaaaatggtggctagggttCAAAGTACCACGCCGCATGGCAAGGACAAAGGAAGACtataaacaaaatggctgatcaaaAGGGACTACGAGATGGCTGATCGTAGGACTACATGGTGGATCCCCACTTGTTTTACTGATAGGAGAGagcaaagaaacaatggtggtgctcacatcatgtgctcactgatatcacatgtgggtgtgatatACTAAAGGATgaaaaggagtgtgtgtgtgtgagtgtgtgtttgagtgtcaCGTGACGCCAAGTcagagaagatggttagttgcatgcaaagaccctgagtctgtgtgaagcataattcaactaacgTCAAATTAGCCATGTAGCAAAGTAAGCTACCAATAATCTGACCTGAGATCACCATAACAttcaaacagtgaacaaacacatagattgaacacatgagcattacatcaaccagagttaaaagtcctgtgctttgCGTCGCATCTGCTGCCGCTAACTCAGCTGAAATACTAGCAGGACCCCGCGTCGCTGCTgtgagaagttctttgggcctgctggaaatgcagctggcaaCTCTTAGCCAGTGTTGTCAGATCTTGCGACAGAAACAAGCAACCAGCTCTATGGAAACAAGCCCCAAAAAAGCAACTTGGGtcctcaaataaataaagtaaagccCAACAGGTGACTAACTAACTATCGCGTTTGTGTTTCGCTTTATTGTGTAGAACTGGGAGAGAATCAGGAGGAACAAAGCAAGCCCAAATAAACAACTACACTTTAGAAAACAAGCCCAGAAACCCGCAACCCGGGACTGACGATATTTGCAAGTgactttacagaaaaacaattctgggaaactgagttcagttcagagtccattttgaaatccacaatgaacgacttcatctgtgggtccaAACATAAGTACACATGTTGATggtaagtacacaactcatcAAAATATATCACAAAGGTCTGAACATTtgtggacattttaatgtggaattaatgttacatattatatatttaaccAATTGTAGCCAGTGCCAACACAATCataaaaaagtttaataaagCTGAAGTCACAACAAGTTGATATTACTGCAAGATCAGATATTTTGGCAGTAAATCCAAGAAATTTGTTGTCAGGGAACAATTTACTGACACATTTTTGCTAGTTGCCAGATACGTTGTTGAGAACATTTCCTggatacataaataaaaaacataattctCTCAGAATTTGTTTCCTTCAGATCATATTTGCTGTTAGTGCAAATTATTTTAATCCTTGTTTTTCTGGCTGAAAGTCCAGGCCAACAAAATTTCCTGATTCTTTGGTCCCACCTATGACAGCTTCAACATCTCAGTGATTGGCCTGATTTGAATCCCCAGGCACTCTTGCTGTGCTCATAAAAAGGATTCACTGTCGGGAATTAAGGAAGGAACAGCCACTATACATggtcacacagagcagagagatgtGCAGCTCTCTTCCAACACTGTGGTAGCTGATGTCATGGGTAATTACATGTTCTGAAACTGGTTATCTTTTGAAATTGAGAAAATTTATAGATGATGGAAAATGTATCAGTTGTCACACTATTTACTCTTTCAGGTTTAAATTTTACAGTAGAACAAAGAATTATCCTCTTCTTGCTTACTTTACTGTGGTATTCGTTGattgtttttggaaatgtttttctgattgTTGCCATAATTGTGGATAAAACCCTTCATGAGCCCATGTATATATTCCTGTGTAATCTATGCATCAACGCACTGTACGGAACTGTTGGTTTTTACCCAAAATTCCTTATGGATCTTCTGTCATCTCATGTAATTTCATATGCTGGATGCATGCTGCAGGGTTTTGTAATACACTCATCCACTTGCTGTGACTTTTCTATCCTTGCTTTGATGGCATATGACAGATATGTGGCTATATGTCGACCTCTGGTTTACCATTCAGTTATGACGAGACAGAGAGTCgccatctttgtgtttttgtcctggCTTTTACCTATTTATTGTATGTTTATGAACACAGCAACATTGCTAGGATCAAGGTTATGTGGCTCACACATAAAAAGGATCTACTGTGTAAACTGGATGATAGTCACTCTTGCTTGCTCCCCACCCAAAGGAAATGCTGTAGTCACAtatgtaaatattgtgttttacttttggcattttgtgtttattatttggACTTACATGTATGTGATAAAAACATGCATATCTTCCAAAGAGGACCAGAGGAAGTTTATGCAGACATGCTTGCCGCACTTAATCTCTCTGGTCGTTCATACAATAACTGTGCTTTTAGATGTACTGTACATGAGATTTGGACCACGTGATTTATCTCAAGACCTCTATAATTTCATGGCGATGGAATTTCTGCTTATTCCTCCACTTGTGAATCCACTCGTATATGGATTCAAACTTACCAAAGTCCGAAACAAAATTGTAAATTTCGTTTGTATTAAAAGGAATGATCATGGCAtcatcacctgacttttcatacTAGAAGTCAGCCCTCAGACTAAGACAGAAGAGAAATAAATCAGTGCTGTGTTTAAActtaaaaatttaaatgtgaTGGAAAGTATATTTAATTATAAACATATTCATTGTTAGTTGAAACAATTGACATGAGTAATTGTTGTTAATGCAGGATATCACAGTGATGTCTTCATTTCACATGGTATATTAATCTGCTTTAACAATTGTTGGTTGCACATGCTCTCTTATTCTGTGTTCACCTTCAAAAACTTCACCAGCCCcatatatacatgtttttttatttatcctaAATTCCCTCTGGGTCGTCTTTCATCTCATGTTATTTCTTATGCTGGATGCGTGCTTCAGGGTTTTATAATACACTCAACTACTTGCAGTGATTTTTCTATCTGAGCTCCAATGGTATATGACAGATATGTGGCTGTATGTCGACCTCTGgttaacattttcattgtgactgcttttattgtgtgttCACTTGTCACATAATGGTGcctgtttcacattttttgttacAAATCTGATGTTATGGTAATTTTCTAACTGTTAAATGAATTGTGACTTACTGGAAAAAAAGCTTACTTCATTGTAACATGCATGCATATTATACTGTAACCATTACAGGCCTGTACTATCTAATAAACTtcataaaactaaaacactaTCTGCATTATCCAGTATTCTCTCGAGTAAGTCAAGTTTCACTGTCGATGAGGCAATCACTTCATCGGATTAGGCAcacttttccaaaaaaaaagtaGGGGAAAACACGTAATTTCAATGGATATGCtaagacaaaaatgttttttcataaCTCCTATGCTTTTTAAGAATGGTATTTTAGTTataacaacaatttaaaaagaaCTTTCAGGCCATACATTACATACTAACTTGGAGTTATATGTGACGTCACTGTAGCATGCATGTAACAATTATAGGCCTGAACTTTCTAATAAACTACAGAAAACTAAAACCGTATCTGCAATTATTTTCTCATGTAATATCTCTTAGTTTCACCATCAACAAGACAGTCACTTCATCCGATTAGGCACACGTTTCCAAATAACAAAGAAGCATTAACATAAAATGTCAGTGGATAtactaaaacataaaatgtacatgtatCCTAAAaaggattttcatt contains:
- the LOC141002013 gene encoding olfactory receptor 6N2-like, coding for MENTTRPPYFNLTMFVYIGNYRYPSFVLCLLLYVLIISANLVIILVISREKTLHEPMYIFIMCLSINSLWGSAGFFFRFFKDLLSDTHLIPRSACLFQIYVIYTYASFEFTLMGIMAYDRYVAVCQPLHYHNKLTSKLVSKLVAFAWIFPAFSVATCVYLASRLPLCGNKIPRIFCANWPVVKLSCVSTVINNLVGMLLSVSTVFLPLAFVLYTYARIYLVCRKRSSEFRGKVIQSCLPHVITFVNYSITAFCDVALSRIDLEDLNPFLAVILSLEFVVIPPIVNPLVYGLKLPEIRKLILRMLSCSKSDKQMKH
- the LOC141002014 gene encoding olfactory receptor 11A1-like, which codes for MMENVSVVTLFTLSGLNFTVEQRIILFLLTLLWYSLIVFGNVFLIVAIIVDKTLHEPMYIFLCNLCINALYGTVGFYPKFLMDLLSSHVISYAGCMLQGFVIHSSTCCDFSILALMAYDRYVAICRPLVYHSVMTRQRVAIFVFLSWLLPIYCMFMNTATLLGSRLCGSHIKRIYCVNWMIVTLACSPPKGNAVVTYVNIVFYFWHFVFIIWTYMYVIKTCISSKEDQRKFMQTCLPHLISLVVHTITVLLDVLYMRFGPRDLSQDLYNFMAMEFLLIPPLVNPLVYGFKLTKVRNKIVNFVCIKRNDHGIIT